A single genomic interval of Drosophila virilis strain 15010-1051.87 chromosome 2, Dvir_AGI_RSII-ME, whole genome shotgun sequence harbors:
- the E(var)3-9 gene encoding uncharacterized protein E(var)3-9: MDCTDLNTFGDDDVIEPCRTCGIYFISNHAIIQPIFTNGAGDIFNGTMQEIVEQMKAWKLEVDRNDGRPQYMCIACIGEFKKVLNFKRSCLETQEQFDELDCKRAHNGVVIKKEIDPPSETEKYCGFIYLDTDEEEGEEDGSRRVCAPLDIPHVPIKEEHTARVPPETQYQPATPLANHLHEEATFAQVKPEELAAANGFSSTLFERSPQPNESQDDDDDIIKFTYEDDDNGEALVTLPAPIEEPGVYCKLCGHASVSKEQHNEHMSRIHMLKDCECHICGKKFANAHESRLRFHMKWHKLQKHLKCPICGFFCNSKDTLKEHKLAVHTRSKCDFCGKTMKHRQLQAHLNRHIEEHEEELARKLGSMQTIETPTTAQTDLIQCAFCEHTFDDANELQMHVLTTHRTPPEEQPTVAESAVELEQLLPIVSSIGQSNFLELSSNNETTASTTNTIQDDTNRSQHSSNPSHTKSLCECSICGKKFDLKIKLNRHLKQHTKAPF; this comes from the exons ATGGATTGCACAGATCTAAATACTTTCGGGGATGATGACGTTATTGAGCCGTGCCGAACATGCggcatttatttcatttctaaCCATGCAATCATACAGCCGATATTTACAAACGGCGCCGGCGACATTTTCAATGGCACCATGCAGGAAATAGTGGAGCAAATGAAAGCCTGGAAACTTGAA GTGGACAGAAACGACGGGCGGCCTCAGTACATGTGCATTGCGTGCATTGGAGAGTTCAAAAAGGTGCTGAACTTTAAGCGCAGCTGCCTGGAGACACAGGAACAGTTTGATGAGCTCGATTGTAAGCGTGCGCACAATGGGGTTGTGATTAAAAAGGAAATAGATCCGCCAAGTGAGACAGAGAAATATTGTGGCTTCATTTATCTCGACACGGACGAAGAAGAGGGCGAAGAGGATGGCAGCAGACGCGTCTGTGCTCCCCTCGATATACCACATGTACCTATCAAAGAGGAGCACACGGCTCGTGTGCCACCAGAGACACAATATCAGCCAGCAACGCCTTTGGCTAATCATCTGCACGAGGAGGCCACCTTTGCACAAGTAAAGCCTGAGGAGCTAGCCGCGGCAAATGGTTTTAGCTCCACCCTGTTCGAGCGATCGCCTCAGCCGAATGAAAGTCaagatgacgatgatgatatTATTAAGTTCACCTATGAAGATGATGATAACGGCGAAGCATTGGTCACGCTACCAGCGCCAATCGAGGAGCCTGGCGTCTACTGCAAGCTATGCGGACATGCTTCAGTCAGCAAGGAACAGCACAACGAGCACATGAGTCGCATACATATGCTCAAGGATTGCGAGTGCCATATATGTGGCAAGAAGTTTGCCAATGCACACGAATCACGTCTGAGGTTTCACATGAAATGGCACAAACTACAAAAGCATCTCAAATGTCCCATCTGTGGCTTCTTCTGTAACTCCAAAGATACGCTTAAAGAGCACAAGCTAGCGGTGCATACGCGCTCCAAATGTGATTTTTGTGGCAAGA CTATGAAGCACCGGCAGCTGCAAGCTCATCTCAATCGACATATTGAGG AACATGAGGAGGAATTGGCGCGCAAGCTGGGATCAATGCAAACAATAGAAACGCCTACCACGGCACAAACTGATTTGATACAGTGCGCCTTCTGCGAGCACACATTTGACGATGCCAATGAGCTGCAAATGCATGTGCTGACCACACACCGAACGCCACCCGAAGAACAACCAACGGTAGCGGAATCGGCAGTCGAACTGGAACAGCTACTGCCAATTGTGTCAAGCATCGGTCAATCAAACTTTTTGGAACTAAGTTCTAACAACGAGACTACTGCAAgcacaacaaatacaatacaagATGATACCAATAGGAGCCAACATTCCAGCAATCCGAGCCACACCAAGTCACTGTGCGAATGTAGTATTTGCGGCAAAAAATTcgatttaaaaattaaacttaaCCGACATCTAAAACAGCACACTAAGGCGCCATTCTGA